The Spirochaetota bacterium region AACAACGGCTATTATGTTGTGGAAAAGGGCCTTAAAAAAGGTGATGTAATTGTATCCTCGGCAATGTTTCTTATTGATTCTGAATCCCAGTTAAAGGCTGTATTCAATAAGGTTAAGGATGGTCATACACATTGAGGCACGTCAACGGTAACTATCGCATATGATAAACAAAATTATTACATTTTCTATCCACAACAAATTACTGGTGTTGATTTTCTTTTTATTATTAATAGTATATGCAATATACGCAATCAATAACATCCCACTTGATGCTATTCCAGATTTGTCAGATACCCAGGTGATAATTTATACAAAGTGGGATCAGAGCCCACAGATAGTTGAAGCTCAAGTAACGTATCCAATAATTTCAGCGCTGTTAGGTGCACCAAAGGTTAAGACAATTCGTGGCTTCAGCGATTATGGATTTTCATATATATATGTCATTTTTGAAGATGGCACTGATATATATTGGGCACGCAGCAGGGTTGTGGAATACCTTTCCAAATTACAGGGGACATTGCCCAAGGATATAAAAATGGAAATTGGACCTGATGCTACGGGTGTTGGATGGATATTTCAGTATGTGTTAATTGACAAAAGTGGTGCCTATGACCTTTCACAACTAAGAACTCTTCAAGATTGGTATATTAAATATTCATTACAGTCGGTTAATGGCGTTGCCGAAGTTGCCACCATTGGTGGGTTTGAAAAACAATTTCAGATTTCCATTGATCCAAATAAATTGTACCTCTACAATGTTACTTTATTTGATGTGATTGAAGCAATAAGAAGAAGCACCAATGAAATCAGTGGCAGGTTTTTGGAATTATCGGGCAAAGAATATATGGTGCGTGCCGAAGGGTATATTCAAAACATTAGTGCTCTGAAAAAGGTTGTAGTTAAAACTACTGGTTCCACACCTGTATTTCTTGAAAATGTAGCTGATGTTTCAATTGGACCAATGTTGCGGAGAGGAATTGCTGATTATAATGGGCAGGGTGAGGTAGTTGGTGGCATTATTGTCATGCGGCATAAAGAAAATGCTTTGAATGTCATCAATGCAGTCAAAGAAAAGTTAAAAGAAGTAGAACACGGTCTTCCAGAAGGGGTGGCGATAGTTCCTGTATATGACAGGTCTGGCTTAATTAAGCAATCCATTGCAACATTAACCGACGCATTGATTAAAGAAGTAATCGTTGTCAGCTTAGTGATACTCATTTTTCTATGGCATATTCCCTCAGCTTTTGTGCCAATCATCACCATTCCTATTTCGGTTGTACTTGCATTTATCCCCATGTACTTTATGAAAATAACCTCCAATATAATGAGTTTAACAGGAATTGCGATTTCAATTGGTGTTCTGGTTGATGGTGCAATTATAGAGGTAGAAAATGCATATAAAAAAATTGAGCACTGGATTGCCAACGGTAAACAGGGCAATTACCATGATGTTCGAAAAGAAGCTCTGCTAGAAGTTGGACCTTCAGTGTTTTTTTCTTTATTAGTAATTACAGTGGCATTTTTACCCATTTTTACATTAGTAGATCAGGAAGGTCGTCTTTTTACACCGTTAGCATGGACAAAAACGTTGACAATGGCACTTGCAGCGATACTGGCAATAACATTAGACCCGGTAATCAGGATGCTTTTTACACGTTTGGAACCATTCAAACTTAAATCTACAATTTTGTCGTACATTTTTACTACATTATTTGTTGGCACATATTACTCTGAAGAAAAACATCCAATAAGCAAGTTCCTTTTCAAATTCTATACTCCCGCCTGCAGGTTTGTACTGCAATACCCAAAACAGGTAATTGTAGGCTCGGTGCTTCTGTTTATATTGTCGGTCCCGGTATTTGTTTTATTAGGTTCTGAATTTATGCCGCCTCTAAATGAAGGTACTATTCTTTATATGCCAACTACGTTACCTGGGATATCACTTACTCAGGCAAAAAAACTGTTAACATATCAGGATAAAATACTCCTATCATTTCCTGAGGTTGATGCAGTTTTTGGAAAAGCGGGAAGGGCTGAAACCTCTACAGATCCTGCACCCCTCTCAATGATAGAAACAACTATTGTATTAAAACCAAAGGAGCAATGGAGGCAAGTAAATAGATGGTATTCAAGTTGGGCTCCAGAATGGTTAAAGAATCTTTTACGGATACTTTGGGATGATAGGATCAGTTATGAACAATTGATTAAGGAAATGGATGCTGCCTTGAAAATTCCCGGAGTGACCAATGCCTGGACAATGCCAATAAAGGGGCGTATTGATATGTTGACAACTGGTATAAGAACGCCTATTGGAATAAAAATACTTGGTTCTGATGTTAATACTATAGAACAAATTGGCAAAAAGATTGAAGAGATTTTGCAAAAACTTGAAGGAACACGAAGTGTGTATGCTGAACGAGCTTCGGGAGGATATTATGTTACCATTGAACCTGATAGAGAAAAAATGGCGCGATATGGCTTAAAGCTTGAAGATGTGCAAATGATAGTGGCAACAGCCATAGGTGGACAAACAATAACTGAAACGATAGTTAATTCACGTGAACGGTATACAATTAATATACGATATCACAGAGATTTCAGGGATAATATTGATGTATTGAAGAGAGTAGTAATACCAACACCTAATGGATATAATGTACTGTTGCAGGAAGTTGCTGACATAAAACTGTCATATGGCCCTTCTATGATAAGAAATGAAAATGGCATGATAGCAGGGTATGTATTTGTTGATATTAATGATACAGATGTAGGAAAATATGTTGAAAGAGCAAAACAAATAGTCTATTCATCAATCAGCATTCCTGCAGGTTATACGATAACATTTAGTGGACAATATGAAAACATGTTACGAGTAAAGCAACGATTATTAATTATATTACCTGTTACATTGATATTAATACTATTAATTTTATATATTAATACAAAAAGTATTTTTAAGACTTTTGTGATATTGTTGGCTGTTCCTTTTTCATTGATTGGTGCTGTGTGGTTATTGTATATTCTTGATTATAATGTATCGATTGCTACATGGGTTGGTATGATTGCACTGATGGGTCTGGATGCAGAAACAGGTGTTTTCATGTTGTTATTTTTAGATCTATCGTATGAAGAAGCCAAAAAAAATAACAGATTACAAACCATTAATGATTTAAAGAATGCGATTCTACATGGTGCAGTTCAGAGAATACGCCCCAAAATGATGACAGTAATTACCACTATGGTTGGGCTTTTTCCAATTATGTGGTCAACGGGTACTGGTGCTGATATGATGAAACGGATAGCAGCTCCTATGGTTGGAGGATTAACTACATCTTTTATTATGGAATTGCTGGTATACCCTGCTATATATTATCTATGGAAATTACATCAATTGAAATTAAAAAATTAAATTGAGAGAAGTGCATATATAACAAGGTTAATGATAAGTGCAGTAGTTTATCATTATAAATAATGATTTTATTTTGAATTGAATGTGTCATTTGAACATCGTTGTAGATATAATGCATAAATAACTTTTAACTACAAAAAATAAAGAAGTATTACAGTTAAGGTTTTATGCACTATATTTTCTAAGAAGGATAAAATATTGACAAATCAATCCGTTTCAAATATTTTTACTGTATACTTCACTTGAAGTAATAATATTGCTCAATACTATAAGGCTTTTATGTAATGGTTGAAATGCGGAAGTTTGTAAGTATTACAATTCTATTTCTATTTTTTATTAGCATAGTGACAGGATTTGTATTAGGAAAATTGCTTTTAGCAAAAACTATATCTGGAAGCACTGCTATATCCTTCTTTATAGCACGTCCTTTATATTCATATTCTGTAATTAATAACAGATTATATAGTAACAATCCCATAGAGAGATTAACTGGATACTGTACCTTATATGATTTAAATATAGTAGATAATACTTTTTTGTATGAGAGATATAAGCAGGAAGATACTGTACCAAATAAGCGAATGGTTTTGAATATTTTATCATTAAAACCGCAGAAGCAACTTTACCACTTTTTGGATGAAGTATATGAGCTATCGGATAAAGATTTGAAGATGCAAATAGTAAAAATTGTGAAAAAACATTTCCATGATAAATTAGATGAATTTGCACAAAAGCATAATGTGGATGTGCAATGGATCCATAGTGATTAGGAAAACTTCTTGACTGTTATGCTGATTCCATGACGATGATTACAATTGGTAATATACATGTGAGGGGCATTTGAAGGTTGGTTTATTTGGTGGTACATTTAATCCCATTCATACCGGGCATTTGATAAATGCTCAGTTCATAAGGGAAGAATTTAACTTAGATTTTATTATCTTTATTCCAGCAAAATATCCGGTGCATAAAGAGTTGGAAGATAATGTAAATGCAGAACATCGTTATAAAATGATAAAATTGGCAATTGAAGATGTAGATTATTTTAAAGTGTCTCGTATTGAGATTGATAGGGAAAAGCCTTCGTATACGATATATACTGTTGAAGAAATTTTACAAAAGCATCCCGATTGGAAATTATTTTTTATCATTGGGTATGATGCATTTAATGAAATTAATACTTGGAAAGATTGGAAGCGATTGTTAATGACTATTGATTTTATTATAATGAAACGACCTGGTGATATTTTACATAAGCGTTTTCACAAGTATATGTCGCGGATACATTGTGCAAATAATCCTGTTATTGATATAAGTTCCTCGTTAATACGAGAGAGAGTGAAGAACGGCAAATCTATACGATATTTATTACCTGTTAAAGTTGAAAAATATATTTATAAGAATGGGTTATATAGAAGTGAAAGATAAAATACGATTAATTGTCTCTATAACATTGCTTTGTATTGTAGTGCTTGGTATATTTTATGTTTACCGTAGGTTGACACGTAATGCAATAGACACATTAGCTTCAAACAAAGAATTAATTAATATACTGGTTGCGGCAAGTAACGAATATAATGAACGTAGGCACTCATTCTATGCAATTTTACACTTCAATCCTGAGAAGAAAAGTATAGGTGTTACGTTTATTCCGCCAAATTATCTGGTGACTCTTAATAAAAGGACTGGCAAAGCAAGAAGGCTTGCAACACTTTCATTTTCAGATCATAATGATATTGTAGACTCACTTGAATATGACCTTCATATAACGATCCCTTTTTACATTGAATTATATGCTTCCGATGTGGTAAAAATTATTGATTTAATTGAAGGAGTGAATTTGTATGTATTAGATCAGGTTAAAGCAGATTTGGGGTTTACAACAGGGATCAATTACTGCGATGGACATAAAGCACTGTGGTATATTAATAAAGTTGAGCAAAATTCAATTTATTTAAAATATGATAGAATAATGGATGTTGTGCTTACATTATTTACAAATAAAGATTTATATAAAAAATATGCAAATAAAAAGTATATTGGGGAAATGGTGAGTTCCATCAATACAAATTTATTAATACAGGAAATGATATCACTGGTTGATCTTGTCTATGATGCAAAAACTGTGTATACAACTGTTATGCCAGGTAAAATGGATAAAGAAAATAATTATACAGTGGATGATATTACAAGAAAATTGTATGAACAAAAGTTTTTACGTCCACTAGTCCTTGATATAAAAGATTCCGAATCAATTAAAGTACGAATATTAAATGGGTCTGATATACCAGGGCTTGCCCGAAAAATGCGAAATGTATTGACTCGAGAAGGGCTCACTGTTGTTGAATTTGGCACATCACCATATGAAATAACTGATACAACAGTTATTATTAATCAAAAAGGCAATTTAAATGCTGCGCTTAAAGTTTCATCAATATTGGGAATTGATGTATTGTATCATGTTGTTGATTCATCACAATTAGCTGATGTCTTAGTAATTGTAGGGAAGGATTATTCACAGTGACAAATAGAAACAAACGAACTAAAACAAAATTAAGCATTGAGCCTGAAATTTTAACCTTAATGAAAGGGTGTAAAAAAATACTGGATGATAAAAAGGCCAGCGATATTATTTTCCTGGATTTAAGAGAGGTTAATTCATATCTTGATTATTTTGTAATTTGTACCGGTAATTCAATATTGCATTGTAAAGCGTTGGCTCGAGAAGTTCACAACTATTTTGTTGATATGGGCAGAAAAGAACGTTCGCGGACTACCACTAATTCACCATGGATAGTTCTGGATTATAACGATATAATAATTCACATTTTTACCAAAGAAACTCGTGAGTTTTACCAATTAGAACGTTTGTGGGCTGATGCACGTCAGATTGATATAGATTAAAATATAGTATGCGTGAAGTTGATATTATAGAAAGAGTAATACGCAATATTGCTCATGAAGTCCGCAATCCTTTGACTACTATAAAAGGGTATGCACAGTTACTATCGCACAAAAGCGATCCTTCCTTGATTAATAAATCACAGCGTATGATCATTGAACAAACCGAGCGTATAGATTCAATTTTCACTGAGCTCTATGATGCATTTACTGTACCGGACGATGAGATATCAAAGTGTTCTTTCCCTGAACTTTTTCAGGTAGTGGTTGAAGAATCACCGTATAATAAATATATTGTAATTGATAGCACAGACCAGTTCACAATATCATTATATAGGCATAGATTTCAGAGTTGCATAACAACTCTTATAAATGGTTTTAACTGGAAATATTTTGATAGTATGACTGTACATCTTAGTGCAAAAAAAGAAATGAATTGTTATGTTAACATTCGTTTTTGGGGTGTTGTATTTGAAAGTATCCCTGAAGAAATGTTCTTCTATCCATTCCAGTGTAAGCAGTTTTTTGCAAGGGGGACAGAGCTGTATAAGGTGTATTGTATTGCCCAGCGATGCGGATGGAAATTCACATTTTCAAAAGATAGTAGTGAATTTACTTTTATTATTCCTATACAATAAAAAGTTTTTTTAACATTGAAAGTATGAGCACATTACTTGAAAAATATTACAGGGTGCTAATTGCTGATGATGAAAAAGGAATTCGTGACCTTTTGAAGGATTTACTTGAAGGTTCTTTTTATGTTAATACAATTGATCGTGGTGATACAATAATTGAAGAATTAACAAAAAATAAATATGATATATTAATCCTCGATTTGCAGATGCCAGGAAAAAATGGCATTGAAGTGTTGCAGGCAATACGTGATTTAAAGATAGATGTTGTGGTAGTAGTAATTACGGCTTCTAATGATGTACAGCTAGCAATAACATCAATGAAATTAGGTGCTTATGATTATCTGGTAAAGCCGTTTGATACAGATAAGCTTTTAGTAATCTTAAAGAATATAGTTGAAAAATTAGATCTTGAAAATGAAGTCAATGAGCTTCGCGAAAAAGTAGGTGAAAGTTTCAGGTTCAAAAATATCATTGGCAAATCACCAAAAATGCAGCGTATCTTTGCAACGTTGGAAAGAGTTATTGATACCGACAGTACTATATTAATTATAGGCGAAAGTGGTACCGGCAAGGAAATCATTGCAAAGGCTATTCATTATAATAGTAATCGCAAACAGTATCCATTTAAATCCATAGATTGTAGCACAATTCCTCAGGACCTTATAGGTAGCGAACTGTTTGGCCATGAGAAAGGAGCATTTACAGGAGCTATCGCCAGAAAAATTGGTAAGTTTGAAGTTGCAAGTAAAGGGACTCTTTTTCTGGATGAGATTAGCAACCTTTCCTTTGATATGCAGGCTAAGCTATTGCGGGTATTGCAGGAAAAGGAATTTGAACGCATTGGTGGTAATGAAATCATAAAAGTTGATACACGGATTGTCGCAGCAAGTAATAGGGATATTCGTGAAATGGTTAAACAGGGAACATTCAGGGAAGATTTATATTACCGTCTCAATGTTGTACCAATTTATTTGCCGCCGTTGAAAGAAAGAAGGGAAGATATTCCACTTTTTATTGATTATTTCTTGCAGAAATTTACAACAGAATATGGCCGGAATATTTCATTGGATTTGCAGTCACGATTATACCTTACAGATTATCACTGGCCTGGGAATGTGCGACAACTGGAAAATGTTATCAAACGCCTGGTGTTGCTATCAACTGAAAGTGTAGTTAAACTTGATATTGTCAAAAGTGTTCTTGAATTTGAAGAATATAATAAGCCAAAGATGCCTACAAATAAAATTGCTGTTGAGAATACAACCACAACAATTGATGATGGAGGTATAAAAAAAATTAAAACTGAAGAAAGTATAGATGCAGGTAACAATCACATTAAGACACTTGATGAAGTTGAAAAGGAATACATTGAAAAAATGCTGAAACATTTTGATTATAACATTTCAGTAACAGCAAAGGCAATCAATGTGTCGCGCAAAACAATGCATAATAAATTGAAAAAATACAATATAGCGATAAAAAAGACTGTAACAGAGAATTAAATACAGAAGAGTAAGTGATAGTAATAGAATAAGAGATTTCAATGAGTTGTAAATATTATTATAAGTATTTTGTTTTAATAGCTTTAATTGCGGGTGTTCTTGTCTTTGCTTCATCGTTGATTGGTTTCAATGAAAAAGAATCTAGCTTTACCCGCTATCTTTTACATGCTCCTTTTTCTGGCAGAGCAGGGCACACGTGCACTGCTTTCAAAGGCAAATTGTGGCTCATTGGTGGATGGGATGGTAATAACCCTTATAATGATGTGTGGTATTCAAAAGAAGGATTACACTGGTACAATGCAGGGCCGATGCCATTTAAACCAAGAGCAGGACATACTGCATTTGTATATAACCAAAAATTGTATGTGGTTGGTGGACTATCATTTGATGAAAAGCGAAATATAATAGATTTGAATGATGTTTGGGCAACTGAGGATGGGATTAATTGGCAATGTATAAAGGAAACAGCAGAATTTATGCCTAGGGGTGGACATGCATGTACAGTATTTAAAAATACCATAATGCTGGTTGGAGGCATTGCATGCGGTGCCGAAGCGTATAGATCCAGTGATGGAATAACTTGGGAGAAAGTAGCAAACAATCTCCCATTTGGCTCACGTGGTGGACATATATTAACTTCATTTAACAACAAGTTGTGGGTTATTGGTGGCATCCGGGTGGATGGGAACAACAATTTTACCAGTTTTAGTGACGTATGGAATTCTTCAGATGGTGTGCACTGGAAAAAGGTGGCAAGCAATATGCCGTTTTTTGCAGGTGGTGGGCACGGAGCTGTAGTCTATAAAAAATCATTATGGGTTATTGGGGGGTTTAGAAAAGGTGGCACTGTTTATCGCTCGGACAATGGAAAAGACTGGGAACTTTTCAATAGCTTTACCCCAATGGGCGAGCGGGTTAGTCATAGCTGTACGGTATTTAAAGATAAAATTATTATTATAGGTGGTTTTGATGGTACAGGATTTAAAAACGATGTATGGGCATTTAAAACACTGGAGTGATACAACTGATTTTTATTTAAATTCATATAATACCAGGTGGGTTTTTATAAAAAAAATTATTAAGGTGGCGATAGCTCTTCATATTGTCGTTGTGCTTGGGATTGGTTCTTTGATATATTATTATGCTGATCATAATCCTGCCATTACGCCATTGATGGTATATAGAAAATATATTGATAGGTATGACGTGAAACCTGTTACAGTAATTCCTTTTAAGCATATACCAGATGACATTAAGAAGATGGTTGTTTCAATAGAAGATTACAAATTTTATACGCACAATGGTGTTGATTTAGAAGCAGTTAAGCGGGCGATAGTTATTAATCACAAGGTTGGTTATAGGATGTATGGTGCAAGTACTATTACACAGCAACTTGCACGCACACTTTTTCTGCTTCCATATAAATCAATAATAAGAAAATATATTGAGCTTATCATTGCATTGGAAATGGAAATGATCCTTGATAAGGATAGAATACTGGAGTTATATTGCAATTATTGTGAGATGGGCAAAGGTGTTTTTGGTTTTAAAAATGCATCGTATTATTATTTTGGGAAAGATATTTATCACTTAAATACTGATGAAAAATCACGAATGCTTGCAATCTTAGCCAATCCAATTCTGTTTTCACCTTATAATTTTAAAAATTCAAAACTCATTACTAACCGTTATTACATTCTAAAATTCAGGTATTATACATATAATAAATATAAAGCCATGGTACAGTACGCATACCATAATTAAAATTATCTGTAGGATATAGTGTAATGACTAAAAAACAAGAGGGAAAAGCGGTTGTTGATACTCGTGGCTATAGTTGCCCAATTTCTGTTGCTATGATAGCCAAAACAATGAATTCTGTAGCTGATGGATCATCGGTTGAAATTATTTCAGATGATGTATTAATGAAAAAGGAATTGGAACAATGGTGTTTTGAAACTGGTAATATAATGAATTCTGTAATAATTAACAATGAAACTATTCGCATTGAAGTCATTAAGGGCAAAGGGTATAAACCTCAATCATTATATGATTTTATTACTTTTTTTCTTTTAGGTGTGCAATTACATATACGTAAATTGTTTGTATCATTGTTTAAAAAAGATACTACAAGATGTTTGATAACATTTGTGTCTGTTGCTGAAGGGATGCGTGCACATTATTGGCTTCAGAGTACCCATCCTGATTGGGACTATGTTTTATTGCCTGTTCCAAATGATATAACAAGCCATTGTGGCGTAGTTATGGGATTGCCAACGCTAACACAGGCAAAAGAATTATTTGAGTTACTGCGCAATAATAATTTCAAAGTTGAAGATATATATATTAAGCATAAATATACTTACCATTCTGTCCATTAATATCCATGCATAATATTCAAAATAAGAACTTTACTGAAGACACTTACCTTGAAAGAGGTTTGGGATTACCCGCAGCAATTTCTATTGTAATAAGCCGTATAATTGGTTCAGGAATTTTTAGGACTCCAGGCCCTATCATGGCGCTTGTTGGATCTACATTTCTATTTGGCAGCGTGTGGATTATAGGAGCAGTTATCACAATTTTTGCTGCAGTATGCTATGCAGAGCTAGTGGCAATGATGCCTCGATCAGGAGGCCCCTATATATATCTAAAAGAAGCGTATGGACCATTGATTGCTTTTTTACGTGGGTGGGCCATGTTCTTTGTTTCTGAAACAGGAGCTATCGCCGCAGTTGCATTAGTTTTTGCTGAATATTCGCAGGCATCAATTAGTATAGCGTTAGGTATTAATCTTACTCATACAGTTGTGGTCATTATCGCATTACTGGTGATTGCTTTTCATACTTTCATCAATTGTTTTGGTGTTAAACTCAGTGGGGTTGTACAGATTATTTTAACTTCAACCAAAATAATAGCGCTGGGATTTATTATAATAGCTAGTTTTACAAAAAATGGTAATTTTAGTAATTTTTATACTCCTCTTTTTCCTGAACAATTTACTGTTACGCATATTCTAGGAATTGGTGCAGCACTACGGTATGCCTTCTTTGCATTCAGTGGGTGGGAGGGTGCAACGTATGTGGCTGAAGAAGTAAAAAATCCCAGAAAAAATCTGCCATTATCTCTGTTAATTGGAATACTGTGTGTCCTTATTCTTTATATGAGTGCCAATGCTGCTTATCTTTATCAGGTTCCGGTGAAGGAATTTGCTCTTTCAAAATGGATAGCAGTTGATGCTCTTAAGCAAGCTTTAGGAACTGCAGGTGCCTTGCTTGTGGCATATGCAGTAATGATAAATACCTTTGGTAATGTGGGTACTCAGGTTATGGTTAAAGCGCGGACTTGGCATGCAATGGCACAGGATAATTTATTTTTTTCGTGGTGTTCGATAGTTCATAAAAAATATAAAACTCCTAATAATGCAATGATCATACAAGGACTATGGGCGTGTGTATTGGTTCTATTTGCTTCCATGTATAAAAATTCCTATGAGGCAGTAATTGATTATTTTTCTGCAACTGGAACTATTTTCAATATTTTAACATTAGCCAGTGTTATTATCCTGCGTAAAAAATATCCTGACGCTACAAGGCCTTTTAAAACATGGGGTTATCCATTTACTGTACTTATTGTGGTAGTTTTTTATATTATATATTTAATTGTCACACTTATTACCGCATTTATTCCTTCTTTATTGGGTATACTATTGACATCAACTGGATTACTCTATTATTGGTTAAAGATTAAATGAATAGCTTATACAGCAATATTGTTTAATATACCATAACTAGTGAATATATTAGCAATATACTATTTTTAACAGATTTTCTAATCAGGAGATGTATTGTGCGTAAAGTTTTCTTTCTTATTGTTTTACTATCGCTATTACATTTAACATTACTGTATGCAAATACAGAACATAAAGACAGTGTGGGTGGTGAGCCATTACAGGATATAGTTGTAATCAGTCAAAATGACTGGCTTATAATACCACATCTTTACTATAAACCTGAAACACAATTTGCTTATGGAGTGGTGTTTTTGACATATTTTCAGGATATAATAATGAGTATTCCACCAATAAAATTACGGCCAACAACATTAGCGGTAACATTTACCCATACACAAAATGACCAGTTTATATTTCAGGTTTTTCCTGAGTTCTATTTTTTAAGAGATAGATATCATATAAAAAATGAGTTCCAGTATATGAATTATCCTGATAAATTTTATGGGATAGGTCAGGAAACCACGGATGACAATAAAGAGTCGTATACCTCAAGGATATTTTCATTTAAGAATATTATTGAGCGCGCACTTATTCCCGGATTTTATATCGGATTACTGTATCATATTGATGTCCGTAAAACAACTCAAGCTGAGGAAGGGGGGGTAATTGATACAAATCAGGTACCAGGATCAGATAAAGGTCGTGTATCTGGGCTTGGGATCACAGTTAATTTTGACAATAGGGATGATATATTGTTCACTCGTGATGGAAGCTATGCCAATCTCACAATTACTCAATATTCTAAATATATTAAAAGCGACTTTGATTACATTGATGTGACCTTTGACTATCGATTCTTTGAGCCTTTTTGGTTTTCACATGTTCTTGCTGTGCAATTCTTTTCAGGTTATATTCATGG contains the following coding sequences:
- a CDS encoding sulfurtransferase TusA family protein; translated protein: MTKKQEGKAVVDTRGYSCPISVAMIAKTMNSVADGSSVEIISDDVLMKKELEQWCFETGNIMNSVIINNETIRIEVIKGKGYKPQSLYDFITFFLLGVQLHIRKLFVSLFKKDTTRCLITFVSVAEGMRAHYWLQSTHPDWDYVLLPVPNDITSHCGVVMGLPTLTQAKELFELLRNNNFKVEDIYIKHKYTYHSVH
- a CDS encoding amino acid permease, coding for MHNIQNKNFTEDTYLERGLGLPAAISIVISRIIGSGIFRTPGPIMALVGSTFLFGSVWIIGAVITIFAAVCYAELVAMMPRSGGPYIYLKEAYGPLIAFLRGWAMFFVSETGAIAAVALVFAEYSQASISIALGINLTHTVVVIIALLVIAFHTFINCFGVKLSGVVQIILTSTKIIALGFIIIASFTKNGNFSNFYTPLFPEQFTVTHILGIGAALRYAFFAFSGWEGATYVAEEVKNPRKNLPLSLLIGILCVLILYMSANAAYLYQVPVKEFALSKWIAVDALKQALGTAGALLVAYAVMINTFGNVGTQVMVKARTWHAMAQDNLFFSWCSIVHKKYKTPNNAMIIQGLWACVLVLFASMYKNSYEAVIDYFSATGTIFNILTLASVIILRKKYPDATRPFKTWGYPFTVLIVVVFYIIYLIVTLITAFIPSLLGILLTSTGLLYYWLKIK
- a CDS encoding outer membrane protein assembly factor translates to MRKVFFLIVLLSLLHLTLLYANTEHKDSVGGEPLQDIVVISQNDWLIIPHLYYKPETQFAYGVVFLTYFQDIIMSIPPIKLRPTTLAVTFTHTQNDQFIFQVFPEFYFLRDRYHIKNEFQYMNYPDKFYGIGQETTDDNKESYTSRIFSFKNIIERALIPGFYIGLLYHIDVRKTTQAEEGGVIDTNQVPGSDKGRVSGLGITVNFDNRDDILFTRDGSYANLTITQYSKYIKSDFDYIDVTFDYRFFEPFWFSHVLAVQFFSGYIHGQAPFYLLSQMGGAKLMRGLYEGRFRDRNVVVVQAEYRVPLFWRFSGCGFGGAGQVAPTLRDFNKKHIVYTWGGGLRFKIKKEQSLNIRLDVGFSKNFYGVYVTIGEAI